One window of the Bradyrhizobium sp. NP1 genome contains the following:
- the bamA gene encoding outer membrane protein assembly factor BamA — protein sequence MKFGMRVRGGLLAALILFAAPVAVPLAAVLSSVPAGAQGVNVNSIAVEGNRRVEVETIRSYFKPGPGGALDQGRIDDGLKALIETGLFQDVRIRREGGRLVVTVIENPVIGRIAFEGNKKVKDDQLSSEIQSKPRGTLSRPMVQSDVQRIVEIYRHSGRYDVTVTPEIIEQPNNRVDLIFTVVEGQKTGIKSIEFVGNVAYSSYRLRDIIKTRESNLLSFLGGADVYDPDRVEADRDLIRRFYLKHGYADVQVVAALTEYDPERKGFYVTFKIEEGQQYRVGSVDFKSSIPTLDGSSLRSFSRVSVGSTYNAEALEKSVEEMQIEASRRGYAFAVVRPQGDRNFDAHTVAIVFAIDEGPRTYIERINIRGNTRTRDYVIRREFDVSEGDAYNRALVDRAERRLKNLDFFKEVKITTEPGSSSDRVILNVVLEEKSTGDFSVSGGYSTTDGALGEVSISERNFLGRGLYAKAALTYGQYARGASLSFVDPYLLDYRVAGGLDIYYRQQLPNSYISYGTQTLGFSPRLGFALREDLSLQLRYSLYEQKITLPFYLDNCNNTVGNPTLPFNPSPAFVNTPAGAAAVAATGATDPSGIGLWCYSDGEASLPVRKELANGRALTSALGYSLNYNTLDNNRNPTDGLLIDFRQDFAGVGGDVTYLKSTIDGKYYTPLVADIVALTHLQAGMLNQIGNNQIRMLDHFQMGPNLVRGFAPNGIGPRDINPFGTMDALGGTQYWGASFELQMPFWFLPKEVGLKGAIYADAGGLYDYKGPTTWAQTGELTTPQNSGCIPPNPKVNPTFAGTCTGLVFDSSNVVRSSVGIGFIWASPFGPLRFDYAVPLTKGPYDRVQQFRFGGGTSF from the coding sequence ATGAAGTTTGGAATGCGAGTCCGGGGGGGCCTGCTTGCCGCCCTGATCCTGTTTGCTGCACCAGTGGCGGTTCCATTGGCGGCGGTCCTTTCGTCCGTTCCGGCTGGGGCCCAGGGCGTCAACGTCAATTCGATCGCGGTCGAGGGGAACCGGCGCGTCGAAGTGGAAACCATTCGTTCCTATTTCAAGCCGGGCCCCGGCGGTGCGCTCGACCAGGGGCGGATCGATGACGGCCTCAAGGCGCTGATCGAGACCGGGCTGTTCCAGGACGTCCGAATCAGGCGCGAGGGCGGCCGGCTGGTCGTCACCGTGATCGAGAACCCCGTGATCGGCCGCATTGCCTTCGAGGGCAACAAGAAGGTCAAGGACGACCAGCTCTCGTCCGAAATCCAGTCCAAGCCGCGCGGCACGCTGTCGCGTCCGATGGTGCAGTCCGACGTCCAGCGCATCGTGGAGATCTACCGCCACTCCGGCCGCTACGATGTCACCGTCACGCCCGAGATCATCGAACAGCCCAACAACCGCGTCGACCTGATCTTCACCGTCGTCGAAGGGCAGAAGACGGGAATCAAATCGATCGAGTTCGTCGGCAACGTCGCCTACTCGTCCTATCGCCTGCGCGACATCATCAAGACCCGCGAATCGAACCTGCTGAGCTTCCTTGGCGGCGCTGACGTCTATGATCCGGACCGCGTCGAGGCCGACCGCGACCTGATCCGCCGCTTCTACCTGAAGCATGGCTATGCCGACGTGCAGGTGGTGGCCGCGCTCACCGAATACGATCCCGAGCGCAAGGGCTTCTACGTCACCTTCAAGATCGAGGAAGGCCAGCAATATCGGGTCGGCTCGGTCGACTTCAAATCGAGCATTCCGACGCTCGACGGCAGCTCGCTGCGCAGCTTCTCGCGCGTCTCGGTCGGCTCGACCTACAACGCGGAAGCGCTGGAGAAGTCGGTCGAGGAGATGCAGATCGAGGCGTCGCGCCGCGGCTACGCCTTCGCCGTGGTGCGCCCGCAGGGCGACCGCAATTTCGACGCGCACACCGTCGCGATCGTGTTTGCGATCGACGAGGGCCCGCGCACCTATATCGAGCGCATCAATATTCGCGGCAATACCCGCACTCGCGACTACGTGATTCGCCGCGAATTCGACGTGTCGGAAGGCGACGCCTACAACCGTGCGCTGGTCGATCGCGCCGAACGCCGGCTCAAGAACCTCGACTTCTTCAAGGAAGTGAAGATCACGACCGAGCCTGGCTCGTCGAGCGACCGCGTCATCCTCAACGTCGTTCTCGAGGAGAAGTCGACCGGCGACTTCTCGGTGTCCGGCGGCTATTCGACCACCGACGGCGCGCTCGGCGAAGTCAGCATCTCCGAACGCAACTTCCTCGGCCGCGGCCTGTATGCCAAGGCGGCGCTGACCTACGGTCAGTACGCCCGCGGCGCCTCGCTGTCGTTCGTTGATCCCTATCTGCTGGATTACCGTGTCGCCGGCGGTCTCGATATCTACTATCGCCAGCAGTTGCCCAACAGCTACATCTCCTACGGCACGCAGACGTTGGGCTTCAGTCCGCGCCTCGGCTTCGCCTTGCGCGAGGACCTGTCGCTGCAGCTGCGCTACTCGCTGTACGAGCAGAAGATCACGCTGCCGTTCTACCTGGACAATTGTAACAACACTGTTGGCAACCCGACGCTGCCGTTCAATCCGTCGCCCGCGTTCGTCAATACGCCGGCCGGCGCGGCTGCCGTCGCGGCCACCGGCGCGACCGATCCATCGGGCATCGGCCTGTGGTGCTATAGCGACGGCGAAGCTTCGCTGCCGGTCCGCAAGGAGCTCGCCAACGGCAGGGCGTTGACTTCGGCGCTCGGCTACTCGCTGAACTACAACACGCTGGACAACAACCGGAACCCGACCGACGGTCTTCTGATCGACTTCCGGCAGGATTTCGCCGGTGTCGGCGGCGACGTCACCTATCTGAAGTCCACGATCGACGGCAAATACTACACCCCGCTGGTCGCCGATATCGTCGCCCTGACGCATTTGCAGGCCGGCATGCTGAACCAGATCGGCAACAACCAGATTCGCATGCTCGATCACTTCCAGATGGGCCCGAATCTCGTCCGCGGCTTTGCCCCGAACGGCATCGGCCCGCGCGATATCAATCCGTTCGGCACGATGGACGCGCTTGGCGGCACCCAGTACTGGGGCGCATCGTTCGAACTGCAGATGCCGTTCTGGTTCCTGCCGAAGGAAGTGGGCCTGAAGGGTGCGATCTACGCGGACGCCGGTGGCCTGTACGACTACAAGGGACCGACGACGTGGGCGCAGACGGGCGAACTCACTACGCCGCAAAACTCGGGCTGCATTCCGCCGAACCCGAAGGTCAATCCGACCTTCGCCGGAACCTGTACCGGATTGGTGTTTGACAGCAGCAACGTCGTCCGGAGTTCGGTGGGTATCGGCTTCATCTGGGCCTCGCCGTTCGGACCGCTCCGCTTCGACTACGCGGTTCCGCTCACCAAGGGTCCGTATGACCGGGTCCAGCAGTTCAGGTTCGGCGGCGGCACGTCGTTCTGA
- the lpxD gene encoding UDP-3-O-(3-hydroxymyristoyl)glucosamine N-acyltransferase yields the protein MAQPIFFEQPPLSTLAEIAALTKATLVDASRGGQKVKGLASLDEAGPMHLTFFDNLKYADQLAATRAGACLVSARFEADVPAHVAVLRSAQPFRDFVRVARELHRDALRPQSWVGNAGIAASAIIDPTARLEDGVVVDPLAVIGPHVEIGTGTVIGAGAVIAAHVKIGRDCNVGARCAIQCALIGNNVLIHPGCSIGQDGYGFVFFGPEGHVKVPQTGRVLIQNDVEIGAGTTIDRGSLRDTVIGEGTKIDNQVQIGHNVTIGRRCLLAAQIGLAGSLTIGDNVALGAKVGINNHLKIGDGAQVTAMSAVKDDIPPNGRWGGHFAKPTKQWFREIIAVERLVRDGGADKDKGQE from the coding sequence ATGGCGCAGCCGATCTTCTTTGAACAACCGCCCTTGTCGACGCTTGCCGAGATCGCGGCGTTGACCAAGGCCACGCTGGTCGATGCCTCGCGCGGCGGTCAGAAGGTGAAAGGGCTGGCTTCGCTCGACGAAGCCGGGCCGATGCACCTGACATTCTTCGACAACCTGAAATATGCGGATCAGCTCGCGGCGACGCGGGCCGGCGCTTGCCTGGTCAGCGCACGGTTTGAGGCCGATGTGCCCGCCCACGTCGCCGTGCTGCGCTCGGCACAGCCGTTCCGCGATTTTGTCCGGGTTGCGCGCGAACTACACCGCGACGCGCTCCGGCCGCAGTCCTGGGTCGGCAATGCCGGCATCGCAGCCTCCGCCATCATCGATCCCACCGCCCGCCTGGAGGATGGCGTCGTCGTCGACCCGCTCGCCGTGATCGGTCCGCATGTCGAGATCGGTACGGGCACCGTGATCGGCGCTGGCGCGGTCATCGCTGCCCATGTCAAGATCGGCCGCGACTGCAATGTCGGCGCGCGCTGCGCGATCCAGTGCGCGCTGATTGGCAACAACGTGCTGATCCATCCGGGGTGCAGCATCGGACAGGACGGCTATGGCTTCGTCTTCTTCGGCCCGGAAGGCCACGTCAAAGTCCCGCAGACCGGCCGGGTGCTGATCCAGAATGACGTCGAGATCGGCGCCGGCACCACGATCGATCGCGGCAGTCTGCGCGACACCGTGATCGGCGAGGGCACCAAAATCGACAACCAGGTCCAGATCGGCCACAATGTCACGATCGGCCGGCGCTGCCTGCTGGCAGCCCAGATCGGGCTCGCGGGCAGCCTGACCATCGGGGACAATGTGGCGCTCGGCGCCAAGGTCGGTATCAACAATCACCTCAAGATCGGGGATGGGGCGCAGGTGACGGCGATGAGCGCGGTCAAGGACGATATTCCGCCCAACGGGCGCTGGGGCGGCCATTTCGCCAAGCCGACCAAGCAATGGTTCCGCGAGATCATCGCGGTGGAACGCCTTGTGCGCGACGGCGGCGCCGACAAGGACAAGGGGCAGGAATAA
- the fabZ gene encoding 3-hydroxyacyl-ACP dehydratase FabZ, producing the protein MEEAPIRFAVVDINDILSTLPHRYPMLLIDRVINIRTDHSGIGIKNVTFNEPAFTGHFPERPVYPGVMMIEAMAQTAGVIGIKSVDGTEKPRAVYFLTIDKCKFRKPVLPGDTIEYHMRSIGRRKTMWWFHGDAKVNGVVVAEADVGAMLTD; encoded by the coding sequence ATGGAAGAGGCGCCGATCCGCTTTGCGGTTGTCGATATCAACGACATCCTCAGCACGTTGCCGCACCGCTATCCGATGCTGCTGATCGACCGCGTGATCAACATCCGGACCGACCACAGCGGCATCGGCATCAAGAATGTCACCTTCAACGAGCCGGCCTTCACCGGGCATTTTCCCGAGCGTCCGGTCTATCCCGGCGTGATGATGATCGAAGCCATGGCGCAAACCGCCGGCGTGATCGGCATCAAATCGGTCGACGGCACCGAGAAGCCGCGCGCGGTCTATTTTCTCACCATCGACAAGTGCAAGTTTCGGAAACCCGTGTTGCCTGGCGATACCATCGAATATCACATGCGCTCGATCGGCCGTCGCAAGACCATGTGGTGGTTTCACGGTGACGCCAAGGTGAATGGCGTGGTGGTCGCCGAGGCCGATGTCGGCGCGATGCTGACGGACTGA
- a CDS encoding GDSL-type esterase/lipase family protein, which yields MRSRAALLLLASLLCACCWVGVVEAQIVALGASNIAGRGVSSSEAFPAQLERMLAAKGYNVHVANAGVNGDTNAGMLGRLDQVVPDGTKIVLLGTRGGSFNARRLGQGEQKAEFAAIIARLRSRGVTVIPVTGNGIGRKYLQADGIHLSAEGHAVLAAQVLPAVVRALRR from the coding sequence ATGCGCTCCAGGGCCGCGCTCCTGCTGCTGGCGAGCCTGCTCTGCGCATGCTGTTGGGTGGGCGTGGTGGAAGCGCAGATCGTCGCGCTTGGCGCCAGCAACATTGCGGGACGCGGCGTCAGCAGCTCGGAGGCGTTCCCTGCGCAACTCGAGCGCATGCTCGCCGCCAAAGGCTACAATGTGCATGTCGCGAACGCCGGCGTTAACGGCGACACCAATGCCGGCATGCTCGGCCGGCTCGACCAGGTGGTGCCTGACGGGACCAAGATCGTGCTGCTCGGTACGCGCGGCGGCTCGTTCAACGCGCGGCGCCTGGGGCAGGGCGAGCAGAAGGCGGAATTCGCCGCGATCATCGCGCGCCTGCGCAGCCGGGGTGTCACCGTCATCCCCGTGACGGGAAACGGCATCGGCCGAAAATACCTGCAAGCCGACGGCATCCATCTGTCGGCCGAAGGGCACGCCGTCCTCGCCGCCCAGGTTCTTCCCGCCGTCGTCCGGGCGCTCAGGCGTTAA
- the lpxA gene encoding acyl-ACP--UDP-N-acetylglucosamine O-acyltransferase yields MSMIDPTARVADGAVIGEGTTVGPYCIIGPHVVIGRNCNLVAHVHVAAQTTIGDGCTIYPFVSLGTPPQSLSYRGELTRLEIGAGCTIRESVTMNAGTVAGGGITRVGERGYFMNCSHVGHDCQVGNDVIFATSATLGGHCEIGDYVFIGGLSAVHQFTRVGPQVMVGGVCGVRGDIIPFGLVNGQYAALEGLNIVGMKRRKFTRERLATVRSFYQKLFHGPGVFAERLERVQPLASEDPAIAEILAFIAAAKHRALCLPADERRP; encoded by the coding sequence ATGAGCATGATCGATCCCACCGCACGCGTTGCGGACGGCGCTGTGATCGGCGAGGGCACGACGGTCGGGCCCTATTGCATCATCGGCCCGCATGTCGTCATCGGCCGCAACTGCAATCTGGTCGCCCATGTGCATGTTGCGGCCCAAACCACGATCGGTGACGGCTGCACCATCTATCCCTTCGTCTCGCTCGGCACGCCGCCGCAATCGCTGAGCTATCGCGGCGAACTCACCAGGCTCGAGATCGGCGCCGGCTGCACCATACGCGAATCCGTGACCATGAACGCCGGCACCGTGGCCGGCGGCGGCATCACCCGCGTCGGCGAGCGCGGCTACTTCATGAACTGCAGCCATGTCGGTCACGACTGCCAGGTCGGCAACGACGTGATCTTCGCGACGTCAGCGACCCTTGGCGGCCATTGCGAGATCGGTGACTACGTCTTCATCGGCGGATTGTCAGCCGTGCATCAGTTCACGCGGGTCGGGCCCCAGGTCATGGTCGGCGGCGTCTGCGGCGTGCGGGGCGACATCATCCCGTTCGGCCTCGTCAACGGCCAGTACGCCGCGCTCGAAGGTCTCAACATCGTTGGAATGAAGCGCCGCAAGTTCACGCGCGAGCGGCTCGCCACGGTGCGCTCGTTCTATCAGAAGCTGTTTCACGGGCCCGGCGTGTTCGCCGAGCGGCTCGAGCGCGTGCAGCCGCTGGCAAGCGAGGATCCCGCCATCGCCGAGATCCTCGCCTTCATCGCGGCCGCCAAGCACCGCGCGCTTTGCCTTCCCGCCGATGAGCGGCGGCCCTGA
- the lpxI gene encoding UDP-2,3-diacylglucosamine diphosphatase LpxI (LpxI, functionally equivalent to LpxH, replaces it in LPS biosynthesis in a minority of bacteria.) has translation MPGQALQLSSPVGIIAAGGAMPFAVADSLKARGIEPVLFALKGACDPDRAERFRHHWISVGQLGRATRLFRDVGCRDLVFIGSLVRPALSEIRLDWGTLRVIGPVLAAFRGGDDHLLVGIGRILERDGFRMVGIKDVAPDLLAPEGNLARAAPDAAAIADMARGREVIAALGPFDVGQAVVVIDGHVVGIEDIEGTDGLLQRIARLREQRRIRAPLRRGVLVKAPKRGQDLRFDLPTVGPKTVEGVAGAGLAGMAVMAGHTILAEPQAMVQAADRAGLFVQGWSA, from the coding sequence GTGCCCGGCCAGGCCCTGCAGCTTTCGTCGCCGGTCGGAATCATCGCCGCCGGAGGCGCGATGCCGTTTGCGGTCGCGGACTCGTTGAAAGCGCGAGGCATCGAGCCCGTGCTGTTTGCGCTGAAAGGCGCCTGCGATCCCGACCGCGCCGAACGCTTTCGCCATCACTGGATTTCTGTCGGTCAGCTCGGCCGCGCCACCCGCCTGTTCCGCGACGTGGGATGCCGTGACCTCGTCTTCATCGGCTCATTGGTGCGGCCGGCGCTGTCGGAGATCCGCCTCGACTGGGGCACGCTGCGCGTGATTGGACCGGTGCTCGCAGCATTCCGCGGCGGCGACGATCATCTGCTCGTCGGCATCGGCCGCATTCTCGAGCGCGACGGCTTCCGCATGGTCGGGATCAAGGATGTCGCGCCCGACCTGCTGGCGCCGGAGGGCAACCTCGCCCGTGCGGCGCCCGATGCCGCCGCGATTGCCGACATGGCGAGGGGGCGCGAGGTGATCGCCGCGCTCGGCCCCTTCGATGTCGGCCAGGCCGTGGTCGTGATCGACGGCCATGTGGTCGGGATCGAGGACATCGAGGGAACCGATGGATTGCTTCAGCGGATTGCACGCTTGCGCGAGCAGCGCCGCATCCGCGCGCCGTTGCGGCGCGGCGTGCTGGTGAAGGCGCCCAAGCGCGGGCAGGACCTGCGCTTCGATTTGCCGACGGTCGGTCCGAAGACGGTCGAGGGTGTGGCCGGAGCCGGATTGGCGGGGATGGCGGTCATGGCCGGCCACACCATTTTGGCCGAGCCGCAAGCCATGGTGCAGGCGGCCGACAGAGCCGGCCTGTTCGTCCAGGGTTGGTCGGCCTGA
- the lpxB gene encoding lipid-A-disaccharide synthase, whose translation MARPATHVARRIFLIATEESGDRLGASLMKVLRQRLGGAVQFDGVGGLAMAREGLTSLVPIEELSIVGFTAVIKQLPKLLSLIRQTADAVIAASADILVIIDSPDFTHRVARRVRARDPRIPIVDYVSPSVWAWRPGRARAMVRYVDHVLALLPFEPEAYRRLHGPPCSYVGHPLIEQLATLRPDAQERKRRYEDRPALLVLPGSRRSEVRHHLDVFGAALGLLHGEGIAFDLLLPTTAHLEPAVREGVKGWPVQPKIVIGEVDKRAAFRVARAALAKSGTVTLELALSGVPMVTAYRMTELEAFILKRAIKVQSVILANLVLGEEVVPEFLQEACTPQNLARALREIVADTPARQRQLDAFAGIDAIMSTGNQPPSVRAADIVLATMRKSRQGN comes from the coding sequence ATGGCCCGCCCAGCCACCCATGTCGCGCGCCGCATCTTCCTGATCGCGACGGAAGAATCCGGCGATCGGCTCGGCGCGAGCCTGATGAAGGTGCTGCGCCAGCGGCTCGGTGGTGCCGTTCAGTTCGATGGCGTCGGCGGGCTCGCCATGGCGCGGGAGGGGCTGACATCGCTGGTTCCGATCGAGGAACTGTCGATCGTGGGGTTCACCGCTGTCATCAAGCAATTGCCGAAGCTCCTGTCCCTGATCCGGCAAACCGCCGATGCCGTGATCGCGGCGTCGGCCGACATTCTCGTCATCATCGACAGCCCTGACTTCACCCATCGCGTTGCCAGGCGCGTGCGCGCCCGCGACCCGCGGATTCCGATCGTCGATTACGTCTCCCCTTCGGTCTGGGCCTGGCGGCCGGGCCGTGCACGCGCGATGGTGCGCTATGTCGATCACGTGCTGGCGCTGTTGCCGTTCGAGCCGGAGGCTTACCGGCGGCTCCATGGGCCGCCCTGCAGCTATGTCGGCCATCCCCTGATCGAGCAACTCGCCACGCTGCGACCCGATGCGCAGGAGCGGAAACGCCGTTATGAAGACCGGCCCGCGCTGCTGGTGCTGCCGGGAAGCCGCCGCAGCGAAGTGCGGCACCACCTCGATGTCTTTGGCGCCGCGCTCGGCCTGTTGCACGGCGAAGGCATCGCCTTCGACCTGCTGCTGCCGACCACGGCGCATCTGGAGCCGGCGGTGCGCGAAGGCGTGAAGGGCTGGCCGGTACAGCCGAAAATCGTGATCGGCGAGGTCGACAAGCGGGCGGCGTTCCGGGTCGCGCGGGCCGCGCTCGCCAAGTCGGGCACCGTGACGCTGGAGCTTGCCCTGTCGGGCGTCCCGATGGTGACGGCCTATCGCATGACCGAGCTGGAAGCCTTCATCCTGAAGCGGGCGATCAAGGTGCAGTCCGTGATCCTAGCCAACCTCGTGCTTGGCGAGGAGGTCGTGCCGGAGTTCCTGCAGGAGGCGTGCACACCGCAGAACCTGGCGCGGGCCTTGCGCGAAATCGTCGCGGACACGCCGGCAAGGCAGCGCCAGCTCGATGCGTTTGCCGGGATCGACGCCATCATGTCGACCGGCAACCAACCGCCCAGCGTGCGCGCTGCCGACATCGTGCTGGCGACGATGCGGAAATCGCGGCAGGGCAACTAG
- the gltA gene encoding citrate synthase: protein MDAKSTKTATLTVGNKNFDLPILSGSVGPDVIDIAKLYGQSGMFTYDPGFTSTASCQSKITYIDGDAGVLEYRGYPIEQLAEHGDFLETCYLLLYGELPTAAQKKDFDYRVIHHTMVHEQMARFFQGFRRDAHPMAIMVAAVGALAAFYHDSTDINDPQQRMIASMRMIAKIPTLAAMAYKYTIGQPFMYPKNSLKFAENFLYMCFGVPCEEYKINPVLADALDKIFILHADHEQNASTSTVRIAGSSGANPFACIAAGIACLWGPAHGGANEAALAMLASIGTVDKIPDFIKRVKDKNSEVRLMGFGHRVYKNYDPRAKIMQKMCHAVLAETGHGDDPMLKVALELEKIALHDQYFIDRKLYPNVDFYSGITLKAMGFPTSMFTVLFAVARTVGWISQWSEMIEDPQQKIGRPRQLYTGVTRRDYIQMDKRK, encoded by the coding sequence ATGGACGCAAAATCCACCAAAACCGCCACGCTCACGGTCGGCAACAAGAACTTCGATTTGCCGATTCTCAGCGGCTCCGTCGGGCCTGACGTCATCGATATCGCCAAGCTCTACGGCCAGTCCGGGATGTTCACCTACGATCCGGGCTTCACCTCGACAGCAAGCTGCCAGTCCAAGATCACCTATATCGACGGCGACGCCGGCGTGCTCGAATACCGCGGCTATCCGATCGAGCAGCTCGCCGAGCACGGCGACTTCCTGGAAACCTGCTACCTGCTGCTCTACGGGGAGCTGCCGACCGCGGCCCAGAAGAAGGACTTCGACTACCGCGTCATCCACCACACCATGGTGCATGAGCAGATGGCCCGCTTCTTCCAGGGCTTCCGCCGCGACGCCCATCCGATGGCGATCATGGTCGCCGCCGTCGGCGCGCTCGCCGCGTTCTATCACGACTCCACCGACATCAACGATCCGCAGCAGCGCATGATCGCCTCGATGCGGATGATCGCGAAGATCCCGACGCTGGCCGCGATGGCCTACAAATACACCATCGGCCAGCCCTTCATGTATCCGAAGAACTCGCTGAAGTTCGCCGAAAACTTCCTCTATATGTGCTTCGGCGTGCCTTGCGAGGAATACAAGATCAACCCCGTGCTGGCGGATGCGCTCGACAAGATCTTCATCCTGCATGCCGACCACGAGCAGAACGCCTCGACCTCGACGGTCCGCATCGCCGGCTCCTCCGGCGCCAATCCGTTCGCCTGCATCGCCGCCGGCATCGCCTGCCTCTGGGGTCCCGCGCATGGCGGCGCCAACGAGGCGGCGCTTGCCATGCTCGCGAGCATCGGCACGGTCGACAAGATTCCCGACTTCATCAAGCGCGTGAAGGACAAGAACAGCGAAGTCCGCCTGATGGGCTTCGGCCATCGCGTCTACAAGAACTACGATCCGCGCGCCAAGATCATGCAGAAGATGTGTCACGCGGTGCTGGCGGAGACCGGCCATGGCGACGATCCGATGCTGAAGGTCGCGCTGGAGCTGGAGAAGATCGCGCTCCACGATCAGTATTTCATCGACCGCAAGCTCTATCCGAACGTCGACTTCTATTCGGGCATCACGCTGAAGGCGATGGGCTTCCCGACCTCGATGTTCACGGTGCTGTTTGCCGTTGCCCGCACCGTGGGCTGGATCAGCCAGTGGAGCGAAATGATCGAGGATCCGCAGCAGAAGATCGGCCGGCCGCGTCAACTCTATACCGGCGTCACGCGGCGCGACTATATCCAGATGGACAAGCGGAAGTAA
- the gltX gene encoding glutamate--tRNA ligase, producing MTDPIVTRFAPSPTGFLHIGGARTALFNWLYARGRAGRMLLRIEDTDRERSTREAIDAILDGLKWLGLDWDGDVIYQFSRAARHREVVEELLAAGRAYRCYATPEELAAMREKARAEGRTRLYDGLWRDRDPAEAPSGMKPTIRLRAPLTGETVIEDQVQGRVVWQNEHLDDLVLLRGDGTPTYMLAVVVDDHDMGVTHIIRGDDHLINAARQKQIYDALEWPIPSMAHIPLIHGPDGSKLSKRHGALGVDAYRALGYLPAALRNYLVRLGWSHGDQEIFSTDEMIKAFDLSGVGRSAARFDFAKLENLNGHYIRNSDDQSLVTQLEDVLDHLPGGAEVKARLNDTTRAQLLKAMPSLKERAKTLIELIDGAYFIFAERPLQLDAKAAALLTPENRALIAKLRAALETVAPWSAETTEAAMRAYAEANNLKLGAVAQPLRAALTGRTTSPGIFDVLAVLGREECLGRLADQASG from the coding sequence ATGACCGATCCCATCGTCACGCGCTTTGCCCCCTCGCCGACCGGCTTCCTCCACATCGGAGGGGCGCGGACGGCGCTGTTCAACTGGCTCTATGCGCGCGGCCGCGCTGGCCGGATGCTGCTCCGGATCGAGGACACCGACCGCGAGCGCTCGACCCGGGAAGCGATCGACGCCATCCTCGACGGCCTCAAATGGCTGGGGCTCGATTGGGACGGCGACGTCATCTACCAGTTCAGCCGCGCCGCGCGTCATCGCGAGGTCGTCGAAGAGCTGCTTGCCGCGGGCCGGGCCTATCGCTGCTACGCCACGCCGGAGGAGCTCGCCGCGATGCGCGAGAAGGCGCGCGCGGAGGGCCGCACCCGGCTCTATGACGGCCTGTGGCGGGATCGCGATCCAGCCGAGGCGCCATCCGGCATGAAGCCGACGATCCGGCTGCGTGCCCCGCTCACGGGAGAGACCGTGATCGAGGACCAGGTTCAGGGCCGCGTGGTCTGGCAGAACGAGCACCTCGACGACCTCGTGCTGCTGCGTGGCGACGGCACGCCAACCTACATGCTCGCCGTCGTGGTCGACGATCACGACATGGGCGTCACCCACATCATCCGGGGCGACGATCACTTGATCAACGCCGCGCGCCAGAAGCAGATCTACGACGCGCTGGAGTGGCCGATCCCCAGCATGGCGCACATTCCGCTGATCCACGGCCCAGACGGCTCGAAACTGTCCAAGCGCCATGGCGCGCTCGGCGTCGACGCCTACCGCGCCCTGGGCTATCTGCCGGCAGCGCTACGCAACTATCTGGTCCGGCTCGGCTGGAGCCATGGCGACCAGGAGATCTTTTCGACCGATGAGATGATCAAGGCGTTCGATCTGTCGGGCGTCGGCCGCTCGGCGGCGCGCTTCGACTTCGCCAAGCTGGAAAACCTCAACGGCCACTACATCCGCAACTCCGACGATCAATCTCTTGTGACCCAGCTTGAGGACGTGCTGGATCACCTTCCTGGCGGCGCCGAGGTCAAGGCCAGGCTCAACGACACCACCCGCGCCCAGCTCCTGAAGGCGATGCCGAGCCTGAAGGAGCGCGCCAAGACCCTGATCGAGCTGATCGACGGCGCCTATTTCATCTTCGCCGAGCGGCCGCTACAGCTCGATGCCAAGGCGGCGGCGCTGCTGACACCGGAAAACCGTGCGCTGATTGCCAAATTGCGTGCGGCGCTCGAGACGGTGGCGCCCTGGAGCGCCGAAACCACGGAAGCCGCGATGCGCGCCTATGCCGAGGCGAACAACCTCAAGCTCGGCGCGGTGGCCCAGCCGCTGCGCGCGGCGTTGACCGGGCGTACCACTTCCCCGGGCATCTTCGACGTGCTCGCGGTGCTCGGGCGGGAGGAGTGCCTGGGCCGGCTCGCCGATCAGGCCAGCGGTTAA